The nucleotide window CGCGAACGCGGTAAACCTTATCACCGAGGTGCATCGGCTGGTCGATGGTATAGAGGCCGCCACCCGGCTGGACCGAGATGTCGCCACCTTCCTGGTTCATCGTCAGGGTTACGTAGAACGTGTAGTCCTGGGGACGCGCCTCTATTCTCCAGACCGGACCGGAGACGTTCATCGGTGTGACATGCAGGGCACCGGCCTCCTGGCTTTCCGCGGTGACGCTGGTGATCTGGAGCTAGGCATGCCCCGGCCGGACCTGGAGCGAGGCGATCAATAGCACCGTGCCGTACGTCAGCGAGCGAGTCATGGGCGACCTGTGTGGAGAAATTGGTTGAGTACGCCAGGGGACCGCACCAATCGACGCCCGGTCACTTCCGTGCGGCGTCACGAAGTTTCCGTGAGGGTCAATGTACCGGAAGTCCGAACTGCCCGCCGTGATCTGCACGCTGGCCAGCCCCTCCTTGAAGCTGTCGCCGTGCCCGTTATGGGGCGGCACCACGTAGTTCCCGTGGCGATCGATGTAGCCCCACATCTCGCCCTCCTTCACCGCCGC belongs to Longimicrobium sp. and includes:
- a CDS encoding WG repeat-containing protein, which encodes MWGYIDRHGNYVVPPHNGHGDSFKEGLASVQITAGSSDFRYIDPHGNFVTPHGSDRASIGAVPWRTQPISPHRSPMTRSLTYGTVLLIASLQVRPGHA